A stretch of the Thermofilum adornatum genome encodes the following:
- a CDS encoding DUF429 domain-containing protein: MKTFFGVDLSASLKKKSAYAVLYEDLTCVTGFFKHDDELVEKVEEYSPEAVGIDAPLSFPQKGYYRLCEKALRRLGIRAFSPLFEGMRSLTLRAIQLRSELEKRGYEVIEIYPGGTQDMLGLPRKNKSREKLYLGLRRLGLRFPESRDGDLLDAVTAALTVFAYKKEEYILVSSSDGCRLVLASPSLKEALLQIKG; encoded by the coding sequence ATGAAGACCTTTTTTGGAGTAGACTTGTCTGCGTCACTTAAAAAGAAGTCTGCATATGCTGTTCTCTACGAAGACCTTACGTGTGTAACTGGCTTTTTCAAGCATGACGACGAATTGGTGGAAAAAGTTGAAGAATATTCCCCAGAAGCTGTAGGTATAGATGCTCCTCTCTCGTTTCCACAGAAAGGATACTATAGGCTCTGTGAAAAGGCCTTGCGGAGGCTTGGTATAAGGGCTTTTTCACCCCTGTTTGAAGGTATGAGGTCACTAACGCTTAGGGCTATACAGCTTAGAAGCGAACTAGAAAAAAGAGGGTACGAAGTCATAGAGATATATCCCGGGGGCACACAGGACATGCTTGGTCTTCCAAGGAAAAATAAAAGCCGAGAGAAACTCTACCTGGGTTTGAGGCGTTTGGGCTTAAGGTTCCCAGAATCAAGAGATGGAGACCTCTTGGATGCAGTTACGGCAGCCCTCACGGTCTTTGCCTATAAGAAAGAAGAATACATTTTAGTTTCCTCTAGTGACGGATGTAGGCTTGTGTTAGCAAGCCCATCCCTGAAGGAAGCACTCTTGCAAATAAAAGGCTAA
- a CDS encoding endonuclease III domain-containing protein: MEKLKQELRIEQGDFIAYELAQTKDYFRTLIATIISQNTNEKNTYRAFGELERRIGVECAKLSQTDVQKIAEAIKPAGLYAQKSQAIKSLALFLMENYGCQIELLLKQGPEKVKEELGKIRGIGSKTIDVLLANYGYPVLPIDTHVKRTSIRIGLAPPGSYEKMQAHLHKVFSPEKRLEAHLYLIKLGRTFCLPRNPKCNVCPVSALCCYYKNKPQK; this comes from the coding sequence TTGGAAAAGCTTAAACAAGAACTAAGGATTGAGCAGGGAGACTTTATCGCTTACGAGCTGGCCCAGACAAAGGACTACTTCAGGACACTAATAGCTACAATAATTTCCCAAAACACCAACGAAAAAAACACATACAGAGCCTTCGGCGAGCTTGAACGCCGTATCGGCGTAGAGTGCGCCAAGCTTTCACAGACAGACGTGCAGAAAATAGCAGAAGCCATTAAACCTGCAGGGCTCTATGCGCAGAAATCCCAAGCCATAAAATCATTAGCATTGTTTCTCATGGAAAACTATGGTTGCCAGATAGAATTGCTCCTTAAACAGGGACCAGAAAAAGTAAAGGAGGAACTGGGAAAAATTCGCGGAATAGGCTCAAAAACAATAGACGTTCTCCTTGCAAACTATGGCTACCCCGTTTTACCAATAGACACCCACGTAAAGAGAACATCAATTAGAATAGGTCTAGCGCCACCAGGTAGCTACGAAAAAATGCAAGCACACCTACACAAAGTTTTCTCGCCAGAAAAACGTCTAGAGGCGCACCTCTACTTGATAAAGCTCGGGAGAACCTTTTGCCTGCCAAGAAATCCCAAGTGCAATGTTTGTCCTGTGTCAGCTCTATGTTGCTACTACAAAAACAAGCCTCAAAAGTGA
- a CDS encoding FAD-dependent oxidoreductase, with amino-acid sequence MTEKVDVAIIGGGPAGMTAASRIKRINPKLRVVVFERSNYVSYAPCGLPYYLGGIVKELDQLVHYPLRVFTEERGIEVHIKTTVTELGPGYLKARNSDGEKTYEWNKLLIATGARPKIPKVDGINLPGVFTLRILEDGESARKYLQNVNTVAIVGGGYIGLELAENLKNLGKKVLLFELLPHVLPAVDPDIAVQIEKELVSNGVELHLGEGLKAIHGKERVESLETTNGEYKVEAVFIATGIAPETSLGEMLGVKKGATGALSVDKAMRTNVENVFAAGDVAEAINLVTGKPDWFPLAPVANKMGYVAGATMSGIDAEFPGAVGTSVTRVFGLEVGRTGLTEERARREGFEPVSATITSNTKASYIPGAGQVTVKLIADAKTGRLLGGQIVGKDILARINTLATLLAMGAKVEDAFFADLGYAPPFAPVWDPLIVAARVLMGKIKGQ; translated from the coding sequence ATGACAGAAAAAGTAGACGTAGCCATAATTGGTGGAGGCCCCGCTGGGATGACAGCTGCTTCAAGGATAAAGAGAATTAACCCAAAGCTGAGGGTAGTTGTTTTCGAGAGAAGCAACTATGTGAGTTATGCCCCATGCGGATTACCCTATTACCTGGGAGGAATCGTCAAGGAATTGGACCAGCTAGTTCATTACCCGTTGCGGGTTTTCACCGAGGAAAGAGGAATAGAAGTACACATTAAGACTACTGTTACTGAGCTTGGCCCCGGATACTTGAAGGCGAGAAACAGTGATGGAGAGAAAACATATGAGTGGAATAAGCTCTTAATAGCAACGGGCGCAAGACCAAAGATTCCCAAGGTAGACGGCATCAATTTGCCAGGAGTTTTTACTCTGAGAATTCTAGAAGACGGCGAATCGGCAAGAAAATACCTTCAAAACGTAAACACGGTCGCAATCGTGGGTGGCGGATACATCGGCCTGGAGCTCGCCGAAAACCTGAAAAACTTGGGTAAAAAAGTCCTACTGTTTGAGCTTTTGCCCCATGTTTTGCCCGCTGTGGACCCAGATATAGCCGTCCAAATCGAGAAGGAACTCGTAAGTAACGGGGTTGAGCTTCACCTAGGGGAGGGCCTAAAGGCTATCCACGGAAAGGAAAGAGTTGAAAGTCTAGAAACCACAAATGGAGAATACAAAGTGGAAGCAGTATTCATTGCTACTGGTATCGCTCCTGAAACAAGCCTCGGCGAGATGCTTGGAGTCAAGAAGGGTGCCACAGGTGCTCTCAGTGTAGACAAGGCTATGCGTACAAATGTCGAAAATGTATTTGCCGCTGGAGACGTCGCTGAAGCCATAAACCTTGTAACAGGAAAGCCAGACTGGTTCCCGCTCGCGCCAGTAGCGAACAAGATGGGCTATGTAGCCGGTGCGACAATGTCTGGCATAGACGCGGAGTTTCCAGGCGCAGTTGGAACGTCTGTTACGAGGGTTTTTGGTCTCGAGGTGGGGAGAACAGGACTGACAGAAGAAAGGGCAAGGAGGGAAGGCTTCGAGCCTGTTTCAGCCACTATCACAAGTAATACTAAAGCCTCATATATCCCGGGAGCCGGACAAGTCACAGTAAAGCTAATCGCGGACGCCAAGACCGGCCGCTTGTTAGGAGGACAAATCGTGGGCAAAGACATCCTCGCAAGGATAAATACCCTTGCGACACTACTAGCCATGGGGGCAAAGGTAGAGGATGCATTCTTCGCGGATCTAGGATATGCACCACCCTTTGCCCCTGTATGGGACCCACTAATAGTGGCAGCGAGAGTGCTAATGGGAAAAATCAAGGGTCAATAA
- a CDS encoding ABC transporter permease, translating into MSKRMESGIKATIKELLTYKSGVLGIAILVFLIGLSIYAMVALPYDQAIKLWRGAEGIWLNNPRNALPEWWEIFVGKKLPRTIILDSKTATFGVSKAVTPVAGTNMKLVTINYLFEFNYDDFPSEMNIFFYAKYQKDPPLVKITLKKPGGDTIEFPRFALKAPNDTLYYSISNDVLNTLLSHYVSKYGKINISEKLSPLELTFGKDTAEGLEKGTLDVEKGVYRLTIEATCFGEDSDLDARVVVYGKVYGPAGTDHLRRPLEIALLWGTPIALAFGLTASLVTSLLQLIIATIGAWYGGIIDSAIQRITEIYLILPFLQFLILIAAFYKLDIWVILAAVIVLSIFGPNIKSTRALVLSLKEYPYIEAAKTYGASNLRIIFLYIIPKILPPIVPGLISAVPGYVFLEAALSFLGLGDPFLPTWGKILNDAQNAGALYRGYYYWVLEPSILLMLTAFAFAFLGFALDRIVNPRLREM; encoded by the coding sequence ATGTCGAAACGAATGGAGTCTGGGATAAAAGCGACCATAAAGGAACTGCTCACTTACAAGTCCGGCGTCCTAGGTATTGCTATTCTTGTTTTTCTGATAGGGCTCTCTATATATGCGATGGTAGCGTTACCATACGACCAGGCAATCAAGCTCTGGAGGGGGGCAGAAGGCATCTGGCTCAATAATCCGAGAAATGCACTGCCAGAATGGTGGGAAATATTTGTAGGTAAGAAACTTCCCAGAACAATAATTCTTGACTCTAAAACTGCTACCTTTGGCGTGTCAAAAGCGGTCACACCTGTAGCAGGTACAAACATGAAACTAGTAACCATCAATTATCTATTCGAATTTAACTATGACGATTTTCCATCCGAGATGAACATCTTTTTCTATGCGAAGTACCAAAAAGACCCACCATTAGTAAAAATCACGCTTAAAAAACCTGGCGGTGACACAATTGAATTTCCCAGGTTCGCACTTAAAGCTCCCAACGATACCCTATACTACTCCATTAGCAACGATGTTTTGAATACACTTCTAAGCCACTATGTTTCAAAATATGGGAAAATCAATATATCCGAGAAATTGTCGCCACTGGAGCTTACTTTTGGCAAGGATACAGCTGAAGGCCTCGAAAAGGGCACTCTAGATGTTGAGAAGGGGGTTTACAGGCTAACCATTGAGGCCACATGCTTTGGCGAGGATTCAGATCTCGATGCACGTGTCGTAGTGTATGGCAAGGTTTATGGGCCAGCTGGTACAGATCATCTGAGGCGTCCCCTAGAAATAGCACTATTGTGGGGCACTCCTATCGCGCTAGCTTTTGGACTCACCGCTTCGCTTGTAACCTCACTTCTGCAACTCATAATTGCCACTATTGGTGCATGGTACGGAGGCATAATTGACAGCGCCATTCAGAGGATCACTGAAATATACTTAATTTTACCATTCCTACAATTCCTTATACTCATAGCCGCCTTCTACAAGTTGGACATCTGGGTGATACTAGCAGCCGTTATCGTGCTTAGTATTTTCGGTCCCAACATTAAGAGCACAAGGGCACTTGTATTATCACTCAAGGAGTATCCATACATAGAGGCAGCAAAGACCTATGGAGCCTCTAACCTTCGCATAATCTTCCTCTATATTATTCCCAAGATACTGCCGCCAATAGTTCCAGGCCTAATCTCAGCAGTTCCAGGATACGTTTTCCTAGAAGCAGCGCTCTCTTTCCTCGGTCTAGGCGACCCGTTCCTACCCACATGGGGCAAGATTCTCAACGATGCGCAGAATGCAGGCGCGCTTTACCGTGGCTACTACTACTGGGTCCTGGAGCCATCAATACTACTCATGCTGACTGCATTCGCGTTTGCATTTCTCGGCTTTGCACTCGATAGGATAGTTAACCCAAGGTTAAGGGAAATGTAG
- a CDS encoding ABC transporter permease, with protein MVSKNLLKYIAIRAIAIYLTVVVAIYLTIIVANMGGKIDEFILGDLYTQITETVNRNPQYRSLPGPEKDKLIRQMFENEVKRLGYDRPFLERSLIYLKNALTLDLGRALFMVSDSGSRFVRNIILERLPNTVLLFTTVTVLNFFIHLFLGLYLSRHYNSFFDRLVVALSPTSTLPGWFYGIFLILIFYTWLHLLPPGGLVDVPPPPDPVSYALSVLKHMILPMASWIISGFFLGVYGTRTFFLIFSTEDYVEAAKAKGLPPRLIETRYILRPSLPPIITSFALSLIGSWGGATITETVFQWPGLGLVTWQAIQSFDTPVLVGITVIYAYLLAATVLILDIVYAFIDPRIKAGFA; from the coding sequence ATGGTTTCAAAGAATTTGCTAAAGTACATAGCTATCCGTGCCATAGCTATCTATTTAACAGTAGTTGTAGCCATCTACCTTACCATTATTGTTGCAAACATGGGCGGCAAGATTGATGAATTCATTCTAGGCGACCTTTACACTCAAATAACTGAGACTGTGAATAGAAATCCACAGTATAGGTCGTTGCCAGGTCCCGAAAAGGACAAGCTCATTAGGCAAATGTTTGAAAACGAGGTAAAAAGGCTAGGATATGATAGACCATTTCTCGAGAGGAGCCTTATCTACCTCAAAAATGCCTTAACGCTGGATCTGGGTAGAGCCTTATTTATGGTGAGCGATAGCGGGTCTAGGTTTGTCCGCAATATAATTCTCGAGAGATTGCCAAATACTGTGCTCCTCTTTACAACTGTGACTGTGCTTAACTTTTTCATACATCTATTTCTGGGGCTCTACCTTTCCCGCCACTATAACAGTTTCTTTGATAGGCTAGTTGTTGCCTTATCTCCAACGTCTACTCTTCCCGGCTGGTTTTACGGAATATTCCTTATACTTATCTTCTACACCTGGCTCCATCTCTTGCCACCGGGCGGCCTAGTAGACGTCCCCCCGCCACCTGACCCTGTGTCCTACGCGCTAAGTGTTCTGAAACACATGATTCTCCCCATGGCTTCCTGGATCATTTCAGGCTTCTTCTTAGGCGTTTATGGTACGAGGACATTTTTCTTGATATTCTCTACAGAGGACTACGTTGAGGCCGCAAAGGCTAAAGGGTTGCCTCCCAGACTAATAGAAACACGGTATATTCTCAGGCCATCTCTGCCACCCATAATTACAAGCTTCGCGTTATCTTTGATAGGTTCATGGGGCGGAGCCACAATTACTGAGACTGTTTTCCAGTGGCCTGGACTTGGGCTTGTCACGTGGCAAGCGATACAGAGCTTTGATACCCCAGTGCTGGTGGGAATAACCGTTATCTATGCTTATCTCCTAGCTGCTACTGTCCTGATACTCGACATTGTGTATGCGTTTATTGATCCACGTATAAAGGCTGGTTTCGCATAG
- the dcd gene encoding dCTP deaminase: protein MLSGAEIKKLIKEGKLKIEPYSEEIVRENGVDLRIGDEIAILLNNPEPIDPEKLREIDLSQYYKIFKADNFVLQPYMKVLVTTLEYIKMPEDVGALIGVRSTFARLGVSVPPTLIDAGFEGQVTIEIHGGAFPIILRKGQRFAHVAFYKLVGEPVPYKGRYQGQRGVTLPK from the coding sequence ATGCTTTCAGGAGCCGAGATAAAGAAGCTGATAAAAGAGGGCAAGCTCAAGATTGAACCCTACAGCGAGGAAATTGTCCGCGAAAACGGCGTCGATCTTCGTATAGGAGATGAAATAGCAATTCTTCTTAATAATCCAGAGCCAATAGACCCAGAAAAACTCAGGGAAATAGATCTCTCCCAGTACTATAAAATCTTCAAGGCAGACAACTTCGTGTTACAGCCCTATATGAAGGTTCTCGTCACCACGCTTGAATACATCAAGATGCCCGAAGACGTAGGTGCACTAATAGGTGTCAGGAGCACCTTCGCCCGGCTCGGAGTCTCTGTCCCTCCAACATTAATAGACGCAGGCTTCGAAGGCCAGGTGACAATTGAGATACATGGAGGAGCTTTCCCAATAATCCTGAGAAAAGGACAAAGATTCGCCCATGTAGCCTTCTATAAGCTTGTTGGGGAGCCAGTTCCATACAAGGGCAGATACCAGGGACAAAGGGGAGTAACTCTTCCAAAATAG
- a CDS encoding oligopeptide/dipeptide ABC transporter ATP-binding protein, whose amino-acid sequence MSEDRIVLKVENLRKWFTIRRGLFGATAQVKALDGVTFELGTGEAVSVVGESGSGKTTLGKTVLRLYEPTDGKLIFKGKDITHTPEKDLMWFKRETGLVQQDPYGAMPSFMNIYRILEEPLIIHKVGTKEERAEMVFKALEEVRLTPVEDFAFKYPHMLSGGQLQRVAIARALILRPSLVVADEPVSMLDASVRVEILTLMREMQEKRNISFIYITHDLSTTRYFSEWIFIMYAAQLIERAPTKTLLQNPLHPYTRALLSAIPDPDPENRKKFREVPPGEPPSLVNPPPGCRFAPRCPFASSKCRTEEPPEVEVEPKHFVKCWLYAGAKA is encoded by the coding sequence ATGAGCGAAGACAGGATAGTATTGAAGGTTGAGAACCTCAGGAAATGGTTCACCATACGTAGAGGTTTGTTTGGCGCAACCGCCCAGGTAAAAGCCCTTGATGGAGTCACCTTTGAACTAGGCACTGGCGAAGCGGTCTCTGTCGTAGGAGAGTCTGGAAGCGGCAAGACTACGCTTGGAAAAACAGTTCTGAGATTGTATGAGCCTACGGATGGGAAACTAATTTTCAAGGGGAAAGACATAACGCATACACCAGAAAAGGATCTAATGTGGTTTAAGCGCGAAACGGGTCTGGTTCAGCAGGATCCATATGGAGCGATGCCATCCTTCATGAATATCTATAGGATACTGGAAGAGCCCCTAATAATACACAAAGTAGGCACCAAGGAAGAGAGGGCAGAAATGGTCTTTAAAGCCCTTGAGGAGGTTAGGCTTACCCCTGTAGAGGACTTTGCATTCAAGTATCCACATATGCTTAGCGGTGGCCAGCTCCAGAGGGTCGCAATAGCCCGTGCACTGATACTTAGGCCAAGCCTAGTAGTTGCAGACGAGCCTGTCTCGATGCTCGATGCCTCTGTTAGGGTGGAGATCTTAACTTTGATGCGGGAGATGCAGGAAAAGAGGAACATCAGCTTCATCTACATAACCCACGACCTCTCAACTACCAGATACTTCAGCGAGTGGATCTTTATAATGTATGCTGCACAATTAATTGAAAGAGCTCCCACGAAGACACTGTTGCAAAACCCACTGCATCCATACACCCGTGCACTCCTCTCGGCTATTCCCGACCCGGACCCAGAAAATAGGAAGAAATTTAGAGAAGTTCCTCCCGGCGAACCTCCAAGCCTAGTCAACCCGCCTCCTGGATGCAGGTTTGCTCCTAGATGCCCCTTTGCATCAAGCAAGTGCAGAACCGAGGAACCCCCAGAAGTAGAGGTTGAGCCCAAACACTTTGTAAAGTGCTGGCTATACGCAGGAGCAAAGGCTTAA
- a CDS encoding DUF72 domain-containing protein produces the protein MLYPRILIGTSGWDYDDWLDIFYETDRGMFTYYTRYFSTVEINSSFYTLLSEKFYKGLSESSPSEFLFSLKMYRGVTHKHMLNPKLIGDEFDAFFKSIAPLKEAKKLGAILIQMPPVPREKVPWFDSFLDLLPKGYRYAVEFRDPSWLEKDIYKTLEERGIAYTVVDEPLLPPLILKTSNFLYIRWHGRGESPWYYYHYSIEELSEWAKRLQDFLSRENVDLILGYFNNHFRGFAPHNALQMMTLLGITNRRQREKLQEMDKYFKSLPQKVLKSLREIVAKGDLEGALVFLAGEKRFERSKEISDENVSFKIKGESIVATVKNYRVEIDVKNRRIFHDCEDWKKSAESKRFCKHLVKLFLKMPRDISLKILEDIAGNIDDWSFEY, from the coding sequence TTGCTTTACCCAAGAATTCTAATAGGGACATCTGGCTGGGACTACGATGACTGGCTAGATATATTCTATGAGACAGATAGAGGAATGTTCACTTATTATACAAGGTACTTCAGCACAGTAGAAATAAACTCTTCTTTCTATACTCTCCTAAGCGAGAAGTTCTATAAGGGGCTGTCCGAGTCCTCGCCAAGCGAGTTCTTGTTTTCTCTAAAAATGTATAGAGGAGTAACGCATAAACACATGCTTAACCCCAAGCTTATAGGCGACGAGTTCGACGCTTTCTTCAAATCTATTGCGCCGCTTAAAGAGGCAAAAAAGCTCGGAGCCATACTTATACAGATGCCTCCAGTACCAAGGGAAAAAGTACCCTGGTTCGATTCTTTCCTGGATTTATTACCGAAGGGCTACAGATATGCTGTAGAGTTCAGGGACCCCTCTTGGCTTGAAAAAGACATTTACAAGACACTAGAAGAACGGGGAATCGCCTATACAGTCGTAGATGAACCATTATTGCCTCCACTGATTCTGAAAACTTCAAACTTTCTCTACATTAGGTGGCATGGCAGGGGAGAAAGCCCCTGGTATTATTATCACTATTCAATCGAAGAGCTCAGCGAGTGGGCGAAGAGACTCCAAGACTTTCTCAGCAGAGAAAACGTAGACCTTATTCTAGGATACTTCAATAACCACTTCAGAGGATTTGCTCCCCACAACGCCTTGCAAATGATGACATTACTTGGGATTACGAATAGGAGGCAAAGAGAAAAGCTTCAAGAAATGGATAAATACTTTAAGTCTCTGCCTCAGAAGGTTTTAAAAAGCCTTAGAGAAATTGTTGCAAAGGGAGACCTTGAGGGTGCTCTCGTGTTTCTCGCCGGTGAGAAGAGGTTTGAACGTTCCAAAGAAATAAGTGATGAGAATGTGAGTTTTAAGATCAAGGGCGAAAGTATTGTAGCAACAGTAAAGAACTACAGGGTTGAAATAGACGTTAAGAACAGGAGAATTTTTCATGACTGTGAGGATTGGAAAAAGTCCGCCGAGTCGAAACGCTTCTGCAAGCACCTCGTCAAGCTTTTTCTAAAAATGCCACGCGATATTTCCCTCAAAATCCTTGAGGACATCGCCGGCAATATTGATGACTGGAGCTTCGAATATTAG
- a CDS encoding ABC transporter ATP-binding protein codes for MSTVLTVKNLRLYFTTRKGVVKAVDNVSFDLKKGETLAIVGESGCGKSSLAKALIRLLPRNVHTYSGEILIDGNDVMKLSDEMFRRLIRWRKISMVFQGAQNSLNPVLKVGFQVAEPLMIHNNVSREDALAEAKKYLRLVGIHESFADRYPFELSGGMKQRAVIAMALITHPEIIILDEPTSALDVITQANIINLLKKIKNELGLSYIFITHDIAVTSELADRVAVMYAGEIVEISDADEFYYRPKHPYAEKLMASVPTLRTDKKLEFIPGAPPSLINPPQGCRFNPRCPYAFEKCLKESPPPYEIKSGNIVRCWLYHEGKR; via the coding sequence GTGAGTACCGTGTTGACCGTTAAAAACCTAAGGCTTTACTTCACGACCAGGAAGGGCGTGGTCAAGGCGGTTGACAATGTAAGCTTCGACCTTAAGAAGGGAGAGACCCTTGCCATTGTAGGCGAGTCCGGCTGTGGCAAAAGTTCACTTGCCAAGGCACTTATACGCCTCCTGCCCAGAAACGTCCACACGTATAGCGGCGAGATATTGATTGATGGAAACGACGTGATGAAGCTTAGCGACGAGATGTTTCGCAGGCTCATCAGGTGGAGAAAAATCTCCATGGTTTTTCAGGGGGCACAGAACTCTCTCAATCCAGTCTTAAAGGTGGGCTTCCAAGTCGCAGAGCCACTTATGATCCACAACAATGTTTCGAGGGAAGACGCGTTGGCAGAAGCCAAAAAGTACCTGAGGCTTGTAGGTATACATGAATCTTTTGCCGACCGCTACCCGTTCGAGCTTAGCGGTGGAATGAAGCAGAGAGCAGTCATTGCTATGGCGCTTATAACCCACCCAGAAATAATTATCCTGGACGAGCCGACCTCCGCGCTGGACGTGATTACGCAGGCAAACATAATCAACCTCTTAAAGAAGATCAAGAACGAGCTTGGACTCAGCTACATCTTTATTACGCACGACATAGCAGTAACAAGCGAACTGGCCGACCGCGTTGCAGTAATGTATGCAGGCGAGATAGTCGAGATAAGCGACGCCGACGAGTTCTACTACAGGCCGAAGCACCCCTACGCCGAGAAGCTCATGGCAAGCGTGCCCACACTCAGAACAGACAAGAAGCTCGAATTTATACCAGGAGCCCCACCGAGCCTAATAAATCCGCCTCAGGGATGCAGATTTAATCCAAGGTGCCCATATGCCTTCGAGAAGTGCCTGAAAGAGAGTCCGCCCCCATACGAGATAAAAAGTGGAAATATTGTTAGGTGCTGGCTTTATCATGAGGGTAAGAGGTGA
- the surE gene encoding 5'/3'-nucleotidase SurE has protein sequence MDNKRIVLVNDDGPESPGLLALAGVLRNAGHDVFIATTSTQKSGSSKSVSFEVRYSLGELNGYKALIVDGTPASAVTIALTVLRVPADIIISGINLGPNLGLWDILSSGTVGAVLEGALFGKPGVAVSLVAENSSKYEKLGFTEYENAAGVLLRILDFLEWSFPCDALNINIPLERSGEVKVTIPERTPPRNLYMCKDNACRMGHWSLDNSYPCVDSISDICAVKNGAISVTPLFIDSFGKRGMDIVEKLQNLFLNKRF, from the coding sequence GTGGACAATAAACGTATCGTGCTGGTTAACGACGACGGCCCCGAAAGCCCAGGCTTATTGGCCCTAGCTGGAGTTCTAAGAAATGCTGGACACGACGTATTCATTGCTACTACTTCGACCCAGAAGAGTGGTTCTTCAAAATCAGTTTCTTTTGAGGTACGTTATTCTTTGGGGGAGCTCAACGGCTATAAAGCGTTGATTGTTGATGGGACGCCAGCCAGTGCTGTTACAATAGCGCTAACAGTCCTGAGGGTGCCGGCCGACATAATCATTAGCGGTATAAATCTTGGACCCAATCTGGGTCTATGGGATATACTATCTTCGGGAACAGTTGGAGCAGTATTAGAGGGGGCCTTGTTTGGAAAGCCCGGTGTAGCTGTCTCACTTGTAGCAGAGAATAGCTCAAAATACGAAAAACTCGGCTTTACTGAATATGAAAATGCCGCCGGCGTCCTGTTAAGGATCCTTGATTTTCTAGAGTGGAGTTTTCCATGTGATGCTCTGAACATAAATATACCCTTGGAGAGAAGTGGAGAAGTAAAGGTAACTATACCCGAGAGAACTCCCCCCAGAAACCTTTACATGTGCAAAGATAATGCATGTAGAATGGGTCATTGGAGTCTAGACAATAGCTATCCCTGTGTAGACAGTATTAGCGATATATGTGCAGTTAAAAATGGAGCAATATCTGTTACGCCGCTCTTTATAGATTCATTCGGAAAAAGAGGCATGGATATAGTTGAGAAGCTTCAAAACTTATTTTTAAATAAGAGATTCTAA